Below is a genomic region from Gigantopelta aegis isolate Gae_Host chromosome 1, Gae_host_genome, whole genome shotgun sequence.
catacacagatAGTGaggcacacagacacacatacagacagccacacacacacacacacacacacacacacacatacagagagacaggcTCAAAATGTCTATAAAACACTACCCACCACCCAAGTAATGATAAAATTTCTAATGATTGGTTTGCTGCAGCAAATGACGCAACAGTTTTAACGACCACACCCAAAGTGTAACAGTAAAACTCGGACCAATGACAGACATGCAGTGTGCGTATTAAAGGACGTGGAACCTCCGCAGTGCGCCGTTTCCTGCTGCTGTAGCTGTGAAGACTCCCGATGATCTGAAATCATCACTGAGGAAAAGTTACATTGGTTTTGTGCGTTTTGTATACAGCcaagaaataattattaacactGAAGGTATGTATGTCTGCACCTTTTTCCTTTTCGTGGTTTTTATTGATATACAATTTCTACGatatttgtcttctttttttcttttttttttttttttttttactttaccttAATATCTAACTAGCAAGTTCTCTACCAGTTGAAGGGAGGATCACATGGCAATTATCTGTTAACGGCCGAGTAAATCTTTGTACGTTCCTCTTCAACTATCACTCACTACCATCAACGTCTTTCAAATATTATAAACAGTTAGCGTTATGGGAAACATGACCAAACTGTTTTCTTCTGTATCCTACCAAAGTATTGACAACAACGCGTGATATATAACGTCGGTGTAAATGGTTCAGTGAAATTCTTCAACGGACAGGTTTAATGCTTTACCtgtaaaaccccccaaaacaaaaaaaacaaaaaaagcaaagcaaattatatatatatatatatatatatatagagagagagagagagagagagagagagagagagagagagagagagagagagagggggggggggggggggtcgtcacGAATGTGTTTTAATATGGAAACTATCAACCGAgcctatgttaatcggtatttgtgaaggctctgccgagacaaatacagattaactagacgaggtttatatttcacatattaaaaaaacacgagtagtgaattctatttatcctataacacttctaaaataacattttaattcaattttaggTTCTaccccacacacacgcacaaacaaaaTGTGGGgtatatttgttagataaactAGCCGTTTATTAGCACAGGCATTGATGTAACAAAGGAGTACAACATTGCTCGTTCTGATTGTCTGcggctacatgtatattaaatatcatgTTTTCTGTCCGCCACGACAATTAGGATAGTGGCATCAAACACCAAGCACTAGGTACGTTAAAACGTTCaatttgtatattgtattacatGTTGATGTGCCATAGCAAACCTACTGAATTAAAATACcagataaaaatataatgataaTTGTATAGTCAGAtgcaaatatattaataattgtgtAAAGTGTTCCTATTATATAGGTATAATCTTTTGAATGAATCATTTTAATCAAGTGTGATGTATCGGCCATAAActatgtttttttctgttttaatgcaGCCGCGTTATTCTTGGCTGTGTCGCTCATTGTCAACTAAATAGTGTCTACtgacatattatatttaacataagTACATGAAAACGCTATGTGATTAATTCTCCAAAATGTGGTACTACATACGGTAGACATAATTTTTCATATTGAATAATTATTTCGCGAATTCTAAATGAAAACACATTTCATAGATCCAATTGTTTCGAAACTGATTTTTCGTGAAAgtgttttcctttctttcttccattggttattcgtttttttttttaatttattatatatttattcgttTTTCCTGCATCACGTTGCAGCTATAAATATCCCCCAACCCCCGTACGCACCGATAATGCCACTTTATTTACTAGGCAAAAATTATGTGAGATACTCAACTGTACCTTTAGGCCTATTCATGTTACAattgatttctaaaataatattcagACGGAAATAACTGGAATGATATTAaaggaaataaagaaagaaagaaatgttttattcaacgatgcactcaacacattgtattttcggttatatggcgttagacatatggttaaagaccacacagatattgagaaaggaaatcagctgtcgccacttcatgggctaatcgtttcgattagcagcaatggatattttatatgcaccatcccacagacagggtagtacataccacggcatttgctataccagtcgtggtgcactggttggaacgagaaatagcccaataggcccaccgacggggatcgatcccacatcgaccgcgcatcgagcgaacgctgttccactaggctacgtctcgccccctaaCATTCAAGGAAAGACACACAAATAATCAGCCTTTTTagacacccgttggtgagaacatcattagtTAAATGTGATAACAAACaccaataacaaatatatgtgtgatatcgaTTTAAAGACGCACTATTGGCTGCTCTTAGGTGTTGTCCATACTATCCAATCAAACAAGGCACAGTTGAAATTGATAGATATGTGGCGTGTGAATTAAactgaaatttattatttaacacttAAGCGTTGAcaagttttatttgaaaaagatAACGTTTAAAAGTTCTAACATGGTTATGATGATATATAAGAAATCTAATACTGCATGCGTATTCATTAGGTGCCACGTGTCTTAACACTCGTTGTTCAGAAATGTATCCAACACTGTTTCTCTCTTTAGATACTTTTTGAAACAAATTGCTGTAAGATAATCGATACTAACGGCAACGTGAGCGGTAACTGTGTATTACAAtcagatgaaagaaagaaatgttttatttaacgacgcactcaacacattttatttactgttatatgacgtcagacatatggttaaggaccacacatattttgagaggaaacccgctgtcgccacatcatgggctactctttccgattagcaacaagggatcttttatttgcgcttcacacaggcaggatagcacaaaccatggcctttgttgaaccagttatggatcactggtcggtgcaagtggtttacaactacacattgagccttgcggagcactcactcagggtttcgagtcggtatctggattaaaaatcccatgcctcgactgggatccgaacccagtacctgccagcctgtagaccgatggcctaaccagtacgccaccgaggccggtacaataAGATGAGAACATCATTATATATGATAAACTACACCAATAGctaatatatgtgtgatatcgaACTAAAGATATATGATTTGCTTCTGTTCGGTGATGACACAGTCGCCACAGCCATAGTATCCAATAAAACTGATTAGTCAGTGACGTGttagttaacctgaaactgattgttCTATGAGGTATACGATAACTGCAAGTGcctaaaaaaaacttttaattaGAACAGACGTGTACAATCATTTTAAACCTGGGCTTTGACGATGTGTAAGAAGTAGAACATGAGTTTAAAGTTCGCACACAATAAGTGGCGTACAGCGGAAACACAATGCTGATCTCTATTGATtctattcattttgtttttttcttgttcgtATTTGTAATTGAAATTCGCATACTTCCTAATTAGAATCAACCCTGTTTGTGTCTTTTTACTGTGCAAGATAAGCGTGGAACCAGTGACTATTTAATTTgacttaaaatatttacatatattgttaactgaaaaaaatattcttattattttttaaagaaatttaacgtattattaacaattttaaaaaacactcaATCTCTTGGAGACGACGGTATACCTAATGCGTATATAATTAAAACCATTGctattttcctcttttttttgtacattttaatattgaagACATATGGGTATTACGTGAGATAAAGAAAATCTACAATAGGGCGAAACTGTAGCGCACGAATCGTGTAGACCAATCACCGTGCTTGTTGTTTGACACaaagaaatttaatttaattctatacttcaaaagaagaaacgcaaaaccacattgtcgtaacatttggagaattgatttaattattgaatggtgagtccgataattaccaaatgttgcaggattgttcacaattcactctagtccattgtgagtaagtgataggacacaccaccaaggtcaaggtcatctggagtcaataccgggtgtggcctccgcgtgtgttgacaactgcctggcaccgcctgcccattgaagcaaccagagtacggatgacgtcccgggggatgatggcccactcggcctgcaaggctgctgccagctcgggcagggtctggggtgtggttgtcgctgtcggaggcgtcggtccaactcgtcccatagacaattgggttcaaatccggtgatatcgatggccaaggaaggacattaatgttgttgttctgtaggaaagccgttgtgagacgtgctgtgtgaggcctggcgttgtcatgttggaacactgcgttggcgttggccataactggaacgatgtgtggccgtgGTATGAGCCCCATCACACGtgcagttctgccagtgtgtgagatttGACACAAATCTGTCCACTTTAATTTAACGttctatacacgcgacatcttatTCGgacagaaatcgggactcgactgaaccacacctgtctccatcgtgTCGAGAATCTGGCACCATCAGtcgtcgacggtgttgtggtgttaagatgacacctcgaactggacgtctggcacgaattcctacctcacgtaggcggttccgtacggtctggttaATATTGCGCAAAttctggtattgctgcggctgtagaggtggcagtagtcaatcgttcccgaaggtggcgtacccggatgtgtcctgcccgggggtagtgaccttggtcaccggatctagggaggtcacgtgttgaatgttgctggtaacggtcccacagtctggagattacatggaatgccctggcaacggccgttctggattcgcctgcgtctagtcggccgatggcattgtttctctgcggttcactgagacgtggcatgtcctggattgtcaactgtcggccagatacagaggccaggcaagcgaacaccctgcacttttatactgtcggtgttcatgttgcacgtgcagacaacgcacgtgcagtggtgacatggtttgcacgtggctgcgtttttgcgaatattcacattttggaactttcttgtacagtagctgcgttttatcgaatgtaaccgtgggaatgtgtttgggacatgcaatgaccttatattcacaaagcatgaaccggtaggaaacataaaatcggagttataacccatttgtacccttttgcgtttctttttttgaagagtatatattacagAACTGACGATACTCTAAAGGGAAATAATCTGTTGTCTAAAACAGAGCCAGTAGATGTTGATTGTTCAACACTAGATAACAATAgtaaataataactttattctaaatgCATAACTACATGAAGACAAGGTCAACACACTTTACTCTGGATTCAAAGAGACCTTCAAATTAATCCTGTTACATTATATTATGAGTATAGCAAAATCTATTTGTAAGAATATGACCGAAAAAGGAAtattcggttttttttttttttttttttaataatcaaaccttatttagaaaacaaaataaaaaacacactgaaacagGTGTTAGACAGGGAGACATTTCATCACCGATgcgttttgtttattatatatgttttttcgAGTTCCGTTTCGTATACCCCAGCACAatcaatacatcggctatttggtgtcaaattAAGGTAAATACATCAACGAATTCTTAATCAATATCGATATAAAActtaacaattaaattaaaacatcacatatatgtaaaataaaataaaaatagaattcAGTAACACATTTCTACGTAGCCCAAGAGATTGAAGTGAAGCCCACAATcgttataatatataaaggattcgtcacgagtattttttaatatggaaaatatcaaccgagactatgttaatcggtatttgtcgagtttgatattttacatattaaaaaaagacgAGTAGCCAATtatgtttatcctataacacttccaaattaacattttcattcgatatttagtaaattacagtgCTAAAGTCACTTCTGTCGGTAATATGACGTTACTGCGATTAgcattagtttgacgtcacgcattttaagtAAATCTTAGAAAACGTTATGCCAGATATACAGGTGGTTtgtcttgtaaacaaatgacccattcacaGCAACTAGATATCTCTCAAATTtgcatatacattttaatttgcataccattattaaccgggttaaaatattaaattatcacatgggttaatgacatggatatcatgggtaagttaacctctatttatcatataatatgttaCTTTCCCAGTGCAATCAAAggatgtgatatttttcagatcacatactttaagaatttgataactttccaaattagatgtaaattaatcgaggtcgcGACACTAGGTTTGTTGACATTTAgtcaaacgtacttgggtgacactccataattgacgtatgcattcatagtcatcaaataaaaacatttcaatagcagcTTTACATTCAAAGCTGCCCAGcgttcaaaaaaaagaaaagaaaaaacattaagcTTTAGTAAGTGATATccacaatgacgtcattcgaatttgacgtcatttccattcgaAAAGACGccgcgtcacatattcttacaccATTTGAATATCGATAATGGCTGACttgaattaaagttgcgtatacagtttacaaaaacacgttttattaagattgagattatatgataaagagattgttaccctcgtgtgtttcggtatcgccAATATAATGTATCAGGAatttaaataatcaattaagcaatttttattcctaatatatgatgttGACGATATCGAAAAACACTTGGTGTTAAcctctatttatcatataatatgcTAGCTttccagtgcaatcaaagtatgtgatatttttcagatcacatattttaagaatttgataactttgcaaattagatgttaattaatcgaggtcacggaactaggtttattgacatttaagcaaacgcaCTAgagtgacactccataattgacgcaatcattcatagtcatcaaacaaaaacatttcaatagcaactttacattcAAAACCTGCGCAGCGTTCAGAAAACGAAACacgttatttttttatgtaaggatatccacaATGGCGTCATTCGAGTATGACGTCAttccatttaaaacaacaagtcACATATTTTACACCATTGAATATCGTGTAATGGCTGATTGGaattaaatttgcatatacAGTTGCgtaaacacgttgtattaagtttgagattatatactaaagagattattaccctcgtgtgtttcggtatggttaatatattaggaataaaataatgtattatgtgagTCTCTGGCGAGCACAATACACTTTGTATTCCTAACATCTGATATTGACGACACCGAAAAGAATTCTGGtaatacacccccaccccatctctgtatctttgtctctctctctctctctctctttgtctctctgtctctcgctgcctctgtctgtctctctctctctctctctctctctctctctctctctctctctctctctctctctctctctctctctctctaagtatgtatgtatgtatgtatatttgtaccacgctttggtgtcggtccctttgattttacccgTGGTGTATACCCgcgatattttacatattaaaaaacacgattAGCGAagtctatttatcctataacacttgtaaaataacattttaattagttttttaataaatcacaTTACTAAATTCGCCGCCATCGAtactatgacgtcatcacgattagcacgaattagtttgacgtcatgcattttaaacaaatctttgaaaacgttacggtcaggtacacgggtcttgttggcttgtaagcaaacgacccatccacagcaacacattacctacaGACCTtgagacatggggggggggggggggggggggggggggggggggggggtattaccaGAGTGATATACATGTCCCTGAATCTGTTTCGATTCATTTCAGATCACTGAATTGGTAGAGTGTCGTCTCTGATAGGGAGTCAAAGATAAGAGAAAATTGTATGCGGTCCTGGGATACCTCACGTGGTGCTAGACAACTGTAAGTGACACTGGACGTATATGGATGAACACTGTACATCTGAAAGCATGTCTATAAACACGACAGTGTCTGTGGATGTCAGCAACACGACAGTCAACTCGAGTGTATTCGGAATACAGACTCCTGTGCATTCTACCACTTCAGACATCTTGAACTGCGTCACCGCCGGCATTGCAGTGGTCGGTGTGGTCTTTGGTTGTTTTGTCGCCAACATCGTCAGAAAGTTGGACGACACTGAACTCAGATCAAGATTCTTGCTGTTAAGTATACTGATCTGTGACGTCATCCTCACCCTCTCCAATTTGCCTTTAATGGTTTTCGTGTTCACTCTCATAAACCGCAAACGGTTCGAGAAATTAACATGTCCTTTTGTCTATGTTAATTTGGTGGTCAGCAGCCATTTCTCAATGTCCTTGGTTCTCTCCTTGTTGTGCCTGGCTCTGGACCAGGTTATTGCAGTGTTCAAACCGTTGTATTTCAGAACAAGCGAAGGCACCCGTCGGAAAGTCGTATATGGTGTTATAATATGCATGCCAGTGCCTCTAGCTTCGGCCATGTTAATTTACTGGACACAGGGAATCACAGAAACTTCAGATGACATCGTGGACTGTGAAAGTTTGACGAAAGCAGCTTCTGAGGTGTTACCATATCAGGCTGTTATTGCTGTTCCTTTAGCAGTCTCTACTCCTGTGATCTACGCTGTTGTCTTGTGGAAGATATCCCGCCAGCGCTGCGTTCATTCTGACAACCCACTTGGAAGTATCCAAAATCGGAGACTGGTGGTTAGCTTCTTGTTCTTGAGTGCCAGCTACGTCTTGCTGTGGCTCCCGACACTTGCTTACTTCAGCGGTTGCTACTACAGCGGAAACGGTTGCTGGGAGGAAGAATCAAATGATGTGTCACTTCTCTTGTACGCCATCTTCACCCTCAACTACATCGTCGATCCGGTCACATGCGCAGTACGAATGGAACCCATCAAGCAAAGAATTATACTAATGTTCCGATCTCgttgaaaagaaaatatttctttgttttaattaactgtaattaatttgttttaactgacatttttttGTTGCTTATTTCGAATTTTATCCCAAATTTATTCcaaatttaataacttttatttgTAGTGGATTGAGTTTCGTGTAAATCGAGAACTAGTACACAAAACACACTAAAACGTTTGTTTGCTGTTCGGTATTGTGTGGaattagaaaataaatgttgtaattGTTCGTTGTATGTATTTTCttgaaataaaagtattatatggacataaataatataattggtGATGAAAGTATATCAAGTCTAATccacatttaaatattacatgtgCACATatcaatttaaaacaatatattccCAATGTAAagtaaaggaaagaaatgttttagacaaTGTCACAAACAAGTTTACAAAATGATCACATATTCCATCGTGTTCACAAACGTTTCAAAGGGTAttcacaaaatgtaaataatatagacattttcaaacaattGGTGTCTCGataaagaaacattcctttcctttcaaaaCATTGAAACCTGGTGATGACCTTCACCTTTAGCCAGTCAAAGACCAACTTCACGTTACCGTTCTGCTAGACACGTTCAATCCTTATCCTTCTTTGATGTTAAATTTATTACTCAGTACAGACATCAAAGAGAAGTGAGCAGATTGTAGTGGACATAATTGTGACATCcatattttactgtatatatgatatttactcgca
It encodes:
- the LOC121384254 gene encoding uncharacterized protein LOC121384254 — its product is MSINTTVSVDVSNTTVNSSVFGIQTPVHSTTSDILNCVTAGIAVVGVVFGCFVANIVRKLDDTELRSRFLLLSILICDVILTLSNLPLMVFVFTLINRKRFEKLTCPFVYVNLVVSSHFSMSLVLSLLCLALDQVIAVFKPLYFRTSEGTRRKVVYGVIICMPVPLASAMLIYWTQGITETSDDIVDCESLTKAASEVLPYQAVIAVPLAVSTPVIYAVVLWKISRQRCVHSDNPLGSIQNRRLVVSFLFLSASYVLLWLPTLAYFSGCYYSGNGCWEEESNDVSLLLYAIFTLNYIVDPVTCAVRMEPIKQRIILMFRSR